DNA sequence from the Alkaliphilus metalliredigens QYMF genome:
TGTGGGTTTCTATCGTTACAACAATTTAAGAAGAATAGGCTTCATTGCCATCGGGTTGTTTTATGTTTCTGTTACAGATTTAATATGGGAAGGTGGTCTATCCCACCCATTAATAGCTAAATTAAATATTCCTTTTCCTGATCTATCGATTGGTCTATCTGTAGGAGTGACTTCTCTTCTGATTGGTTTAGGATTATGGTTTATTCGAAGTTTAACTAAAAGAATTCCTATCAAGCTTTAGTTTAGCTTGAGCTTTCAATATATTAAAACCTCCCTTTGGTAATAAAAGCATCATTACAATGGGGAGGTTTACAATTATACTATGAGTCATAATCGAATATATCATCTTCTGGTTTAATATGTATTGGTTTATCGTCCATATCAGAAATAATTCAGTATAAACTCAGTCTCCTGTATCATCACATCTGTATAGCAATTATTCCACCATCTGACTTATTAAACCCTTTGATGAATCGACTTCCATACCTTTGAGCGCCACAGAGGTCCGTTTTACACCGATGAATTAGGTCCCGCCAGCCACGACTTGCTTAAATTGGTATGCACAAGGATTGATTGATAGAAACTCGCACTCGCCAGATTATGAACGGACAGGGTGCTGATTGTCAATTATTATTTTTCGTCTAATAATTTCTTTAAAGCATAATTAGATATCATGATCATCACAGCCAAGATGAATGCAATCCAAAACCCTGGAACATGAATGCCTTTAATGAATCTATCTGTTAACATAATCATCCATGTATTAATCACTAAACTAAAAATTCCTAAAGTTAGTAAATTAATTGGCAGTGTGATTAAAAGTAGTAATGGACGTAATAGAAGGCTGACTAACCATAATAGAAGGCTAAATATGATAATTTGTACAACTCCACTTGACTCAATTAATGACAATACATCAGTCATGATATAAACA
Encoded proteins:
- a CDS encoding phage holin family protein codes for the protein MKKQQLKLLANMVSVYIMTDVLSLIESSGVVQIIIFSLLLWLVSLLLRPLLLLITLPINLLTLGIFSLVINTWMIMLTDRFIKGIHVPGFWIAFILAVMIMISNYALKKLLDEK